The genomic window GTCCACGCGTGATAGTAGAAACTGCCCTGCAAGTGAACGAGGCCGACTGCCACCCGCGCGGGAAGCCCCACGCTGCGCGCCAGGGCCACCAGCAGGGTGGCGTGCTCGTTGCAGTCGCCGCTGCGGGTCTCCAGGGCTTCCAGGGCATTGGGGACCCCGACGACGTTCTGCTTGGCCAGATTGTCGAAGACCCAGGTGGTCAGTGCCCGCGCCGCGGCCACGGGGTCTTTCTCATCGCCGATGATCTTGCGCGCCTGCTCGGTCAGTTTGGGATGCCCCACGGGCACGAAGGGTTCGGCTTTCAAGAACCCGGCGTATTCGCTGCCGGTGTAGGGCAGTTCGTAGGAACCGGTCGCCGGGACTTCCTCACGTGCCAGGGTAAGCCGCACACCCGACTCCAGCGACGTCGCGCTCTGGCGAAGGCCACTCAGGTCGTCGAATCCGTCGCCGAGCCCCTCGATCCTGTAGGTGACCTCCCGAAGCGAGGGGATGTTCTCGAGCTTGCCGACCACCCGCACGGCGAAGAGCTCGCCGATGTCCAGGTCGCCGCCGCGGATGTCCTTGCCCGCCTGCTCGGCGCTCTCGCGGCGCATCTCCAGTCCCTCGGCTGTCTGCTCGCGCCAGACGCGGGCCTTTTCATCGAGCCACATTGTCGAAGTGTTCCCCAGCATGTTCTGGCTCACCCGGTAGAGCGTGCGCGTCTTCCCGCCGATATCGAGATCTTCGGTTCCCTCGACGTTGACGGTCATCACGCTCGATTGCTGCACGAAGGGATCGAAGATGTCGAAACGATACTCCGCGCCGACTTTGAGCCCCTTCTCGCGCAGAGTGAGATAGACCGCCGCGGGGGTGGTGAGCTGCTCGGGCACGTCGAGCTGGATGTTCTGCTCTCCCCCGGCGGTGACGAT from Chrysiogenia bacterium includes these protein-coding regions:
- a CDS encoding transglutaminase domain-containing protein; this translates as MTRIFKLTIVIVWLGAIGWLAAKTDWSDKDVRAGGEAGDLLALEIKELDPGAAGYEEAWFGVYLRDVKVGYTRSAFEVYEGGVLFADEVRWDMQVMGAKRQILMKQRGELDKNHSLSRMHFRLETEGSTLEAAARHRGKLLDAVIVTAGGEQNIQLDVPEQLTTPAAVYLTLREKGLKVGAEYRFDIFDPFVQQSSVMTVNVEGTEDLDIGGKTRTLYRVSQNMLGNTSTMWLDEKARVWREQTAEGLEMRRESAEQAGKDIRGGDLDIGELFAVRVVGKLENIPSLREVTYRIEGLGDGFDDLSGLRQSATSLESGVRLTLAREEVPATGSYELPYTGSEYAGFLKAEPFVPVGHPKLTEQARKIIGDEKDPVAAARALTTWVFDNLAKQNVVGVPNALEALETRSGDCNEHATLLVALARSVGLPARVAVGLVHLQGSFYYHAWTEFYVGQWVSADATVDQMPADVTRIRLAQGNMGEQAKLTSLLGKLQITIEEAR